Within the Streptomyces vilmorinianum genome, the region ACACCACGTGGTGGTCGTCGACCAAGACCCTGGACATGCACATCTCCTGGCTCCGCAAGAAGCTCGGCGACGACGCGGCGAACCCGCGCTACATCGCGACGGTCCGCGGAGTCGGCTTCCGCTTCGAAAAAAGCTGACCCCCGCCCGTGCCGGGCGCCCCCTCCCCCTCCCCGGGTTGTGGGCATTCGTTCCGCGGGGCGGTGCCCACCCTCACCCCTCCCGGGGTTGTGGGCAGGCGTTCCGCCGGGGTGGTGCCCACCCTCACCCCTCCCGGGGTTGTGGGCAGTCGTCCCGCTGGGCGGGACGGGTGGGCACAACCCACGACGGCGCCGCACCCGTGGGCACCGCAGGCACGGGGAGCCTGGGCCCGGCAAGGGCGCGCCGTCCCGTGTGCCCACCCGTCCCGCCCCAGCGGGACGAATGCCCACAACGGGGGTGGGGCGGGAAGGGCGTGCCCGCGCCGTACGCTCGGGGCAGTACCGCCGTACCCCGTACCCCGCCCGCCCCGGAGGGCCCCCGTGCGTCGCCGTCTCATCAACTCCACGCTCGCCGTCGTCCTCGTCGTCATCGCCGTGTTCGGGGTCTCCCTCGTCATCGTCGAGACGCGGACCATCTCCAGCAGCGCCCAGGAGAGCGTGGACTCCGAGGCCCTCCGCCTCGTCTCCATCGTCGACAGCCGGCTCTTCGGCGGCGAGCCCGTCAACCCGGACATCCTCGCCGAGCAGAGCGGCGCCAAGCGGTACGCCCTCATCGAGATCCCCGGCCGCGCCCCCATCGAGATCGGCACCCGCCCCGAGGGCAGCGTCATCCGCGGCATCGCCGAAGGCGAGCGCGGTGAGACCGTCACCGTCGAGGAGTCCCGGTCCACGATCACCTCCGAGGTCGGCCGCACGCTCCTGATCATCGGGGCCGTGGCCCTGCTCGCCGTCGTCGCCGCCGTCCTGCTCGCCGTACGGCAGGCGAACAAGCTGGCCTCCCCCCTCACGGACCTCGCCGAGACCGCGGAACGCCTCGGCTCCGGGGATCCGCGTCCGCGCCACAAGCGGTACGGGGTGCCCGAGCTGGACCGGGTCGCGGACGTCCTGGACGCCTCGGCCGAGCGGATCGCCCGGATGCTCACCGCCGAGCGCCGGCTCGCCGCCGACGCCTCGCACCAGCTCCGTACGCCCCTCACCGCGCTCTCCATGCGCCTGGAGGAGGTGGCCGTCGCCGACGACCTCGACACGGTCAAGGAGGAGGCGACGATCGCGCTCACGCAGGTCGAGCGGCTCACCGACGTCGTGCAGCGGCTGCTCACGAACTCCCGCGACCCCCGCTCGGGCTCCGCCATCGCCTTCGACCTCGACGAGGTCGTCAAGCAGCAGCTCGAGGAGTGGCGCCCCGCCTACCGCAGCGCGGGCCGGGCCATCGTCCACTCGGGCAAGCAGGGCATGCGCGCGGTCGGGACGCCGGGGGCCGTGGCCCAGGTCCTCGCCGCGCTGATCGAGAACTCGCTGATGCACGGCGGTGGCACCGTCGCCGTGCGCACCCGCGTCACCGGCAACCAGTCCGTGATCGAGGTCACCGACGAGGGCCCGGGTGTCCCCGCCGACCTCGGCGCGCGGATCTTCGAGCGGGCGGTCAGCGGCCGCAGCTCCACCGGGATCGGCCTGGCCGTCGCCCGGGACCTCGCGGAGGCGGACGGCGGCCGTCTGGAGCTGCTCCAGCAGCATCCCCCGGTCTTCGCGCTCTTCCTGAGCCGCGAGGTCCGGAGCCGTAGGGACGAGGAACGCCCGGTCCGCTAGGGGGCGCCCCCTGAGCTCACACGCGGTCCGGCTGCCTCCTGGTCGCCTGCTTCGGCGCCTGCTCCAGGAACGATTCCGCGGTCTGTACGGCCTCCCGCGCCGGCAGCGTCCGGAACACCCAGGTCCGGTACGACCAGAACCGGAACAGCGTCGCGACGCCGATCCCGAAGAACTTGAAGAAGTTGCTCTGCAGCGGGGTGTCCCAGCCGAACCCGTACGTCGCCGCGTACAGGATGCCGTTCTGGATCACCAGGCCCGCGGCGCTGAACAGCAGGAAGAGCGTCAGCTCCTTCGTCCGGCTGCTCTTGTCGCGGTCCCGGTAGGTGAAGTACCGGAAGCCCAGATAGTTGAAGCCGATCGCGACGACGGTGGCGAAGATGGACGCCCTGACGACGGGCACGTCCGTGAGATGGCGGACCAGGTTGAAGACCCCGAGGTCCACCAGAAGGCCCAGACCACCGACAGCACCGAACTTGGCGAACTCACGCGTGAGCCGGTCAAGCCGCACACGTAGTGCGCTTCGTTCACTCATGGTGATTGCTCAGCCCCGTCCGTTCGGTTTCGTCAACTTCGTCAACCAAGCCATGCTAACCAGCCCATCAGTGACCCGCCCGGGGACATTGCAAACCATGGAAAAACCCCGTCCAGCTGTCGTAAAGCACAGGCGGCGGAGGCTCCGCGCATGGTGCGGATACCCTAAGAGGGTGACGTTCCCGGTAGTCGGCATGGTCGGTGGCGGTCAGCTCGCCCGTATGACCCACGAGGCGGGTATCCCCCTCGGCATCAAGTTCAAGCTGCTCAGTGACACCCCGCAGGACTCGGCGGCCCAGGTGGTGAGCGAGGTCGTCATCGGCGACTATCGCGACCTGGCTACGCTGCGTGACTTCGCGCGCGGCTGCGACGTGATCACCTTCGATCACGAACACGTCCCCGCGGAGCATCTGCGCGCCCTGACGGATGACGGCATCGTCATCCGTCCCGGGCTCGACGCCCTGGTGCACGCCCAGGACAAGGGGGTGATGCGCGCGAAGCTCGACGAGATCGGCGTGCCGAGCCCGCGCCACCGCATCGTCGCCGATCCGGCGGACGCGGCGGCCTTCGCGGCGGAGGTGGGCGGCTTCCCGATCATCCTCAAGACCGTGCGCGGCGGCTACGACGGCAAGGGCGTCTGGTTCGTCCGTACGGAGGAGGACGCGCGCGACCCGTTCCTGGCGGGCGTCCCGGTCCTGGCCGAGGAGAAGGTCGACTTCACGCGCGAGCTCGCCGCGAACATCGTCCGCTCCCCGCACGGCCAGGCCGTCGCGTACCCGGTCGTCGAGTCCCAGCAGGTCGACGGCGTCTGCGACACGGTGATCGCACCCGCGCCGAACCTGTCGGACGAGCTGGCGGGGCAGGCGCAGGAGCTGGCGCTGCGGATCGCGAAGGAGCTCGACGTCGTCGGCCATCTGGCCGTGGAGCTCTTCGAGACGGCCGACGGCCGGATCCTGGTCAACGAGCTCGCCATGCGTCCGCACAACTCCGGCCACTGGACCCAGGACGGCGCGATCACCTCGCAGTTCGCCAACCACGTCCGGGCCGTCCTGGACCTGCCGCTGGGCGACCCGCGCCCGCGCGCCACGTGGACGGTCATGTGCAATGTGCTGGGTGGGGACTACCCGGACATGTACTACGCGTACCTGCACTGCATGGCCCGCGACCCGCAGCTCAAGATCCATATGTACGGCAAGGACGTGAAGCCCGGCCGCAAGGTGGGGCACGTCAACACCTACGGCGACGACCTCGACGACGTGCTGGAGCGCGCCCGTCACGCCGCCGGCTATCTGCGAGGAACGATCGTTGAGTAATCCGCTCATTGGCATCGCGATGGGGTCCGACTCGGACTGGTCCGTCATGGAGGCCGCCGCGCAGGCCCTCGACGAGTTCGAGATCCCGTACGAGGTGAACGTCCTCTCCGCACACCGGATGCCGCGCGAGATGATCGCGTACGGCGAGCAGGCCGCCGACCGCGGGATCAAGGCGCTCATCGCGGGCGCGGGCGGCGCCGCCCATCTGCCGGGCATGCTCGCCTCGGTCACCCCGCTGCCCGTCATCGGCGTCCCGGTGCCGCTGAAGTACCTCGACGGCATGGACTCGCTCCTGTCCATCGTGCAGATGCCGGCGGGTGTGCCGGTGGCCACGGTCTCCGTCGCGGGCGCCCGCAACGCCGGTCTGCTCGCGGCCCGGATCCTCGCCGCCCACGACCCCGAACTGCTCGGCCGGATGCGGGAGTTCCAGCAGGAGCTGAACGACCAGGCGACGGAGAAGGGCAAGCGGCTGCGGGCCAAGGTCGAGGGTTCGGGGTCGTTCGGCTTCGCCAAATGAGCACGCCCGAGCGGCCCGAGGCGTCCGAGCGGCGCGAGCCGTCCGAGCGGCCGGTGCCGTCCGAGCGGCTGGCGGAGGCGATCGAACTCCTCTCCGCGCACCCGGTCGTCGACGGGCACAACGACCTCCCGTGGGCGCTGCGGCGGCACGTCCGTTACGACCTGGACCGGATGGACATCGCCGCCGACCAGTCCGCACACCTCCACACCGACCTCGCCCGGCTGCGCGCGGGCGGGGTCGGCGCCCAGTTCTGGTCGGTGTACGTCCCCTCGCGGCTGACCGGCGACGACGCCGTCAGCGCCACCCTGGAGCAGATCGACATCGTCGACCAGCTTCTCGCGCGGTACGCGGGGGAGTTGGCGCCGGCCCTGACCGCGGACGACATGGAGTCGGCGCGGCGGGAGGGCCGTATCGCCTCCCTCAAGGGCGCCGAGGGCGGCCACTCCATCAACAACTCCCTCGCCACCCTGCGCGCGCTGCACACGCTGGGCGTGCGCTACATGACGCTCACCCACAACGACAACAACGCGTGGGCGGACTCGGCGACCGACGAGCCCGGCGTCGGCGGGCTCTCCGCCTTCGGCCGTGAGGTCGTACGGGAGATGAACCGGCTCGGCATGCTCGTCGACCTCTCGCACGTGGCCGCGACGACGATGCGGGACGCGCTCG harbors:
- a CDS encoding dipeptidase, which translates into the protein MSTPERPEASERREPSERPVPSERLAEAIELLSAHPVVDGHNDLPWALRRHVRYDLDRMDIAADQSAHLHTDLARLRAGGVGAQFWSVYVPSRLTGDDAVSATLEQIDIVDQLLARYAGELAPALTADDMESARREGRIASLKGAEGGHSINNSLATLRALHTLGVRYMTLTHNDNNAWADSATDEPGVGGLSAFGREVVREMNRLGMLVDLSHVAATTMRDALDTSAAPVIFSHSSSRAVCDHPRNIPDDVLGRLPGNGGVAMATFVPKFILPAAVEWTARADDNLRAHGFDHLDTTPEAMKLHRAFEAENPRPIATAATVADHLDHMREVAGIEHIGIGGDYDGTAFTPAGLDDVAGYPNLIAELLTRGWSHADLAKLTWSNAVRVLRDAEAVSRELRETRPVPNATIDSLDA
- the purE gene encoding 5-(carboxyamino)imidazole ribonucleotide mutase translates to MGSDSDWSVMEAAAQALDEFEIPYEVNVLSAHRMPREMIAYGEQAADRGIKALIAGAGGAAHLPGMLASVTPLPVIGVPVPLKYLDGMDSLLSIVQMPAGVPVATVSVAGARNAGLLAARILAAHDPELLGRMREFQQELNDQATEKGKRLRAKVEGSGSFGFAK
- a CDS encoding GtrA family protein — protein: MSERSALRVRLDRLTREFAKFGAVGGLGLLVDLGVFNLVRHLTDVPVVRASIFATVVAIGFNYLGFRYFTYRDRDKSSRTKELTLFLLFSAAGLVIQNGILYAATYGFGWDTPLQSNFFKFFGIGVATLFRFWSYRTWVFRTLPAREAVQTAESFLEQAPKQATRRQPDRV
- a CDS encoding ATP-binding protein, which encodes MRRRLINSTLAVVLVVIAVFGVSLVIVETRTISSSAQESVDSEALRLVSIVDSRLFGGEPVNPDILAEQSGAKRYALIEIPGRAPIEIGTRPEGSVIRGIAEGERGETVTVEESRSTITSEVGRTLLIIGAVALLAVVAAVLLAVRQANKLASPLTDLAETAERLGSGDPRPRHKRYGVPELDRVADVLDASAERIARMLTAERRLAADASHQLRTPLTALSMRLEEVAVADDLDTVKEEATIALTQVERLTDVVQRLLTNSRDPRSGSAIAFDLDEVVKQQLEEWRPAYRSAGRAIVHSGKQGMRAVGTPGAVAQVLAALIENSLMHGGGTVAVRTRVTGNQSVIEVTDEGPGVPADLGARIFERAVSGRSSTGIGLAVARDLAEADGGRLELLQQHPPVFALFLSREVRSRRDEERPVR
- a CDS encoding 5-(carboxyamino)imidazole ribonucleotide synthase, which encodes MEKPRPAVVKHRRRRLRAWCGYPKRVTFPVVGMVGGGQLARMTHEAGIPLGIKFKLLSDTPQDSAAQVVSEVVIGDYRDLATLRDFARGCDVITFDHEHVPAEHLRALTDDGIVIRPGLDALVHAQDKGVMRAKLDEIGVPSPRHRIVADPADAAAFAAEVGGFPIILKTVRGGYDGKGVWFVRTEEDARDPFLAGVPVLAEEKVDFTRELAANIVRSPHGQAVAYPVVESQQVDGVCDTVIAPAPNLSDELAGQAQELALRIAKELDVVGHLAVELFETADGRILVNELAMRPHNSGHWTQDGAITSQFANHVRAVLDLPLGDPRPRATWTVMCNVLGGDYPDMYYAYLHCMARDPQLKIHMYGKDVKPGRKVGHVNTYGDDLDDVLERARHAAGYLRGTIVE